A single region of the Triticum dicoccoides isolate Atlit2015 ecotype Zavitan chromosome 2B, WEW_v2.0, whole genome shotgun sequence genome encodes:
- the LOC119362634 gene encoding phosphatidylinositol 4-phosphate 5-kinase 6-like: MHEHTLARAWEATVRKVQQHPQPGGRRRVAPMLPADDSETASSSASSSAGVDDADHHGPEEYVERGLPNGDFYTGQWRAGAPHGAGKYLWKDGCMYEGEWRHGKATGRGKFSWPSGATYEGEFKDGFMDGGGTYTGAAGDTYKGAWSMNLKHGDGRKSYANGDQYDGEWRSGLQDGAGRYIWRNGTEYTGQWRAGLIHGRGALTWANGNRYDGGWEDGCPRGQGTFRWADGSVYVGFWTRDGPNGIVQQKGVYYPSPAASSPTARDPRDEFARELPGFMAAAGAPESTPLQRPLNSSGNRTANGRASSVSGMSNCSGGDRKYDKICIWESDGDITCDIVDGAALVDDARRSVRTEDGAEGGELLPPPSPAPRIAKWVSPRQAKQQGETIVKGHKHYELMLNLQLGIRHAVGKQGPVTLELKSSAFDPKEKVWTKFPQEGSKHTPRHNSCDFRWKDYCPQVFRTLRKLFKVDAADYMLSLCGSEALRELSSPGKSGSFFYLTNDDRYMIKTMKKSEVKMLLKMLPAYYNHVRAFEDTLVTKFFGLHCVKLAGANQKKVRFVIMGNLFCSHNSIHRRFDLKGSSLGRTTDKPQTEIDQYTTLKDLDLNFIFRLKKQWFQEFQRQVDRDCDFLEQEKIMDYSLLVGVHFRHNGEKLMTEGCTDNDTNSVSTLRLSRGYTDQFLADPNGMSKIKLGTSMPARAELTARKNDCEPQLIGEPTGEYYDVILYFGIIDILQDYDISKRLEHAYKSFQYDPTSISAVDPRQYSRRFKDFIYKAFQEDS; this comes from the exons ATGCACGAGCACACCCTGGCCAGGGCGTGGGAGGCGACGGTGCGCAAGGTGCAGCAGCATCCGCAGCCCGGGGGCAGGCGCCGGGTGGCCCCCATGCTGCCCGCCGACGACTCCGAGacggcctcctcctcggcctcctcctccgcgGGCGTCGACGATGCCGACCACCACGGTCCGGAGGAGTACGTCGAGCGCGGCCTCCCCAACGGGGACTTCTATACGGGGCAGTGGCGCGCCGGCGCGCCGCACGGCGCCGGGAAGTACCTGTGGAAGGACGGGTGCATGTACGAGGGGGAGTGGCGGCACGGCAAGGCCACGGGCCGGGGCAAGTTCTCCTGGCCCTCCGGCGCCACCTACGAGGGCGAGTTCAAGGACGGcttcatggacggcggcggcaccTACACCGGCGCCGCCGGGGACACCTACAAGGGAGCCTGGTCCATGAACCTCAAGCACGGCGACGGCAGGAagagctacgccaacggcgaccagTACGACGGCGAGTGGCGCTCCGGCCTGCAGGACGGCGCCGGCCGCTACATCTGGCGCAACGGGACCGAGTACACCGGGCAGTGGCGGGCCGGCCTCATCCACGGCCGCGGCGCGCTCACCTGGGCCAACGGCAACCGCTACGACGGCGGCTGGGAGGACGGCTGCCCGCGCGGCCAGGGCACCTTCCGATGGGCCGACGGCAGCGTCTACGTCGGCTTCTGGACGCGAGATGGCCCCAACGGCATTGTCCAGCAGAAGGGCGTCTACTACCCTTCCCCGGCGGCGTCCTCCCCGACGGCGCGCGACCCCCGCGACGAGTTCGCGAGGGAATTGCCGGGCTTCATGGCCGCCGCCGGCGCCCCCGAGTCCACGCCGCTGCAGAGGCCGCTCAACAGCTCGGGCAACCGGACGGCCAATGGGCGGGCGAGCTCGGTGTCCGGGATGAGCAATTGCTCCGGCGGCGACCGGAAGTACGACAAGATTTGCATCTGGGAGTCGGACGGCGATATCACCTGCGACATTGTGGACGGGGCCGCCCTGGTCGACGACGCGCGGAGGAGCGTGAGGACGGAGGACGGCGCGGAGGGCGGGGAGCTTCTGCCGCCGCCGTCCCCGGCACCGCGCATCGCCAAGTGGGTGTCCCCGCGGCAGGCGAAGCAGCAGGGGGAGACCATCGTCAAGGGGCACAAGCACTACGAGCTCATGCTCAACTTGCAGCTCGGCATCAG GCATGCAGTTGGGAAGCAAGGTCCGGTTACGCTTGAGCTGAAATCATCGGCATTCGATCCCAAGGAAAAAGTGTGGACAAAGTTCCCTCAGGAAGGCTCGAAACACACTCCGCGGCACAATTCTTGCGACTTCAGATGGAAGGATTACTGCCCACAGGTGTTCCG GACATTGCGCAAGCTGTTCAAGGTCGATGCTGCTGACTACATGTTGTCACTCTGTGGAAGCGAGGCTCTCCGGGAGCTCTCGTCTCCGGGTAAGAGTGGAAGCTTCTTCTACCTAACAAACGATGACCGGTACATGATAAAGACGATGAAGAAATCAGAAGTGAAG ATGCTTTTGAAGATGCTTCCAGCTTACTACAATCATGTCCGTGCATTTGAGGATACTCTAGTGACCAAATTTTTTGGTCTACATTGTGTCAAGTTAGCCGGCGCAAATCAGAAGAAG GTTCGCTTTGTCATAATGGGGAATCTATTCTGCTCTCATAATTCTATCCATAGGCGTTTTGATCTCAAAGGCTCGTCTCTTGGCCGCACAACTGACAAGCCACAAACTGAAATTGACCAGTATACAACTCTGAAAGACCTTGATCTAAATTTCATATTTAGATTAAAGAAGCAATGGTTTCAAGAGTTCCAAAG GCAAGTGGACAGGGATTGTGATTTCCTTGAGCAAGAGAAGATTATGGATTACAGTCTCCTGGTGGGGGTACATTTTAGGCATAATGGAGAGAAGCTTATGACTGAAG GTTGCACTGACAATGATACCAACAGTGTATCAACACTTCGGCTTTCAAGAGGATACACGGATCAATTTCTTGCTGATCCAAATGG GATGTCTAAAATCAAACTTGGGACAAGTATGCCTGCAAGAGCAGAACTGACTGCTAGGAAAAATGACTGCGAGCCGCAGCTCATTGGAGAGCCAACCGGGGAATACTACGATGTTATACTGTATTTTGGGATCATAGACATACTCCAAGATTATGACATCAGCAAAAGGCTTGAGCATGCGTATAAATCTTTCCAGTACGACCCGACCTCGATATCGGCAGTGGATCCAAGGCAGTATTCCAGACGTTTTAAGGATTTCATATACAAAGCATTTCAAGAGGACAGCTGA